Proteins from one Natrinema salinisoli genomic window:
- a CDS encoding DUF7289 family protein — protein sequence MDEQRAVSPLVGVILLFAIVAIGAAMVFVTGASMLDAFESDANAERAQQVMSETDHRIATVAATGTQQELPEMEGSITNDGSIEVTWYNASTGTTCTPSVTGDLRALEFELNDRTIAHQGGGVWVKTDNGVTVDSEPQIEYDGDSLRLQILQLEEGDFEGPETVARANHSKSTSLTEDINDAASDCPDATDIEVEIESSYYEGWNRYLEDAVGDSNVEAYSGNQTVEMKIANVRSPTSNPTVLIESDNGLRKTSGNDQPIEYGKTLQFNATLNNTGSKKIKPPMRVSIDGGAIVEDGNGNLQSGETNPKKAVVNKATYKNTLVPGRTYEYMIESLDDSGNVEDSLDSPGEFYLGKPGTHFNVTDSDVTTTSTGDGNVTISAEVTNRGVGEGTRDVTLELEEYNVTASEELTLDYGANGTVSWTVNESDLPIGSNAFTIDTGDDTANGTVTGKATGGEDAFVVVEDEGVGDDQVVADDKPFSVEASVVSTYSGKETRSVNLSIPGTDVHRSELITLEGGEENTISFWIDPDKYDLEPGTVYDYDISADGTGLSTPGSFYIGEPGTNFELSNGNATADDNVTVTADLKNTGVDSGSQTVTVDLEYLDEMPAELEDEAPYGTLFDGEINRSFGESDTIELNLNRSRLLDGEYRATIQTEDESATASFTVTAGVDPGRAGLEGLDNATVDISVLSSQVSGINGYPSDHELGTMTLEVLTKQEGTTTTEHVFENPSGGENINTYPSWQDKSDPVYNTTLEIKEEATLTLASSSYGLPSGTSGCNVQEEAESNYFSPVDQHRWCEEVDTSSDDYLVDQINATADSREQNLRVRTAKDNSVPGLQPGNEEQESVDEVLADVSDPVIDRDSLWNDGELTLDENEFIFLFEATTQCGMYDSGCAESNDDIDALWDSARDNTGSGDPNFNDLIVYVSVERANVDPGTPSITITPGGGGSTDVDAGDGRTAGRVDEIDARFEGDTDEGSAPDLGTGDSTTTDGTSGTSSNTGIEIDTDHVVIG from the coding sequence ATGGACGAACAACGGGCAGTGAGTCCATTGGTGGGGGTCATCCTGTTGTTCGCCATCGTCGCGATCGGTGCGGCGATGGTGTTCGTCACCGGCGCGTCGATGCTCGATGCGTTCGAATCGGATGCCAACGCGGAACGGGCCCAGCAGGTCATGAGCGAAACCGACCACAGGATCGCGACGGTCGCAGCGACGGGGACGCAACAGGAACTTCCCGAGATGGAGGGGTCGATCACGAACGACGGCTCGATCGAGGTCACGTGGTACAACGCCTCGACCGGGACGACATGTACACCCTCCGTTACGGGAGACTTACGCGCTCTCGAGTTCGAACTGAACGATCGGACGATCGCCCATCAGGGCGGTGGCGTCTGGGTGAAAACCGACAACGGCGTCACCGTCGACTCGGAACCGCAGATCGAGTACGACGGAGACTCGCTACGGCTCCAGATCCTCCAGCTCGAGGAGGGAGACTTCGAGGGCCCCGAGACGGTCGCGAGGGCGAACCACAGCAAGTCGACGAGCCTCACGGAAGACATCAACGACGCTGCCAGCGACTGTCCCGACGCCACCGACATCGAAGTCGAGATCGAAAGCTCGTACTACGAGGGGTGGAATCGGTATCTCGAGGACGCGGTCGGAGACAGCAACGTCGAGGCCTATTCCGGCAACCAGACCGTGGAAATGAAGATCGCAAACGTTCGGAGTCCTACCAGCAACCCGACCGTTCTCATCGAGTCAGATAATGGGCTCAGAAAAACGAGCGGGAACGACCAGCCTATCGAATACGGAAAGACGCTCCAGTTTAATGCGACCCTGAACAATACTGGAAGCAAAAAAATTAAGCCTCCGATGCGAGTCTCCATCGACGGCGGAGCGATCGTCGAAGACGGGAATGGCAACCTACAAAGTGGAGAAACTAATCCGAAGAAGGCCGTAGTCAATAAGGCTACGTACAAAAATACACTCGTTCCTGGACGGACCTACGAGTACATGATCGAGTCGCTCGACGATTCGGGCAACGTCGAAGACTCGCTCGACAGTCCGGGTGAGTTCTATCTCGGCAAACCTGGGACGCACTTCAACGTGACCGACAGCGACGTTACGACGACGTCGACCGGCGACGGAAACGTCACGATCAGCGCCGAGGTGACGAACCGCGGCGTCGGGGAGGGGACCCGAGACGTGACCCTCGAGCTCGAGGAGTACAACGTCACCGCCAGTGAGGAACTCACTCTCGACTACGGTGCGAACGGGACCGTCAGCTGGACGGTCAACGAGAGCGACCTTCCGATCGGCTCGAACGCGTTCACGATCGACACGGGTGACGATACTGCAAATGGAACCGTCACCGGGAAAGCGACCGGCGGTGAGGACGCCTTCGTCGTCGTCGAGGACGAGGGGGTCGGCGACGATCAAGTCGTCGCGGATGACAAGCCGTTCAGCGTCGAGGCCAGCGTCGTGAGCACCTACAGCGGCAAGGAGACCCGAAGCGTCAATCTGTCCATTCCGGGCACCGACGTCCACCGATCCGAGCTGATAACGCTCGAGGGCGGCGAAGAGAACACGATCTCGTTCTGGATCGATCCCGACAAGTACGACCTCGAGCCGGGAACGGTCTACGACTACGACATCAGTGCCGACGGTACCGGCCTGAGTACTCCCGGATCGTTCTACATCGGGGAGCCCGGAACCAATTTCGAACTATCGAACGGAAACGCGACGGCCGACGATAACGTCACCGTCACGGCCGATCTGAAAAACACCGGCGTCGATTCCGGCTCACAGACCGTGACCGTCGACCTCGAATATCTCGACGAGATGCCGGCCGAGCTCGAGGACGAGGCTCCGTACGGGACGCTCTTCGATGGAGAAATCAATCGGTCGTTCGGCGAATCGGACACGATCGAACTGAACCTGAACAGGAGCAGGCTCCTCGACGGTGAGTACCGAGCGACGATTCAGACGGAAGACGAGTCGGCGACCGCGTCGTTTACCGTTACCGCTGGTGTCGATCCCGGGCGAGCGGGGCTCGAGGGTCTCGATAACGCCACCGTAGATATTTCGGTGCTGAGTTCACAGGTTTCCGGAATCAACGGCTACCCGAGCGATCACGAACTGGGAACCATGACTCTCGAGGTGCTGACCAAACAGGAGGGAACGACGACGACCGAACACGTATTCGAGAACCCCTCCGGCGGGGAAAACATAAACACGTACCCCAGCTGGCAAGACAAGAGCGATCCGGTCTACAATACCACCCTCGAGATCAAGGAGGAAGCCACGCTGACCCTCGCATCGAGTTCGTATGGGCTCCCGAGCGGTACGTCAGGGTGTAACGTTCAGGAGGAAGCGGAATCGAACTACTTCAGTCCAGTCGACCAGCACAGATGGTGTGAAGAAGTCGACACGTCATCGGACGATTATCTCGTCGATCAGATCAACGCGACGGCCGACTCACGGGAGCAGAACCTCCGGGTTCGAACGGCTAAAGACAACAGTGTACCGGGTCTCCAGCCGGGGAACGAAGAGCAGGAGAGCGTCGACGAAGTTCTCGCCGACGTGTCGGATCCGGTCATCGACCGCGATAGTCTCTGGAACGACGGCGAACTCACTCTCGACGAGAACGAGTTCATTTTCCTGTTTGAGGCCACGACTCAGTGTGGAATGTACGACTCCGGCTGTGCAGAGAGCAACGACGACATCGACGCGCTGTGGGACAGCGCACGCGACAATACCGGCTCGGGTGATCCCAACTTCAACGACCTGATCGTCTACGTCAGCGTCGAACGCGCAAACGTCGACCCCGGAACTCCCAGCATCACGATCACACCCGGCGGCGGCGGCTCGACCGACGTCGACGCCGGCGACGGCCGTACCGCAGGCAGAGTCGACGAAATCGACGCCCGCTTCGAGGGAGACACTGACGAAGGCAGCGCTCCCGACCTCGGAACCGGTGATTCCACCACCACTGACGGCACGAGCGGAACCAGCAGCAACACCGGTATCGAGATCGACACCGACCACGTCGTGATCGGCTGA